One window of the Aptenodytes patagonicus chromosome 5, bAptPat1.pri.cur, whole genome shotgun sequence genome contains the following:
- the NKX6-2 gene encoding homeobox protein Nkx-6.2 isoform X1: MLAVGQMDANRQSAFVLSSTPLAALHNMAEMKTSLFPYTLQNPSGFKAPALGGLNTQLPLGTPHGISDILGRPVGTASNLLGGLPRINGLAASAGMYFNPAAVSRYPKPLAELPGRPPIFWPGVVQGSPWRDPRLACPAQTGMVLDKDGKKKHSRPTFSGQQIFALEKTFEQTKYLAGPERARLAYSLGMTESQVKVWFQNRRTKWRKRHAAEMASAKKKHDSETEKLKESSDNEDDDEYNKPLDPNSDDEKITRLLKKHKSTNLSLVSPCSTSSDTL; encoded by the exons ATGTTAGCGGTGGGACAGATGGATGCTAATCGCCAGAGCGCGTTCGTCCTCAGCAGTACGCCGCTGGCCGCGCTGCACAACATGGCCGAGATGAAGACCTCCCTCTTCCCCTACACCCTGCAGAACCCCTCCGGCTTCAAGGCGCCGGCCCTGGGCGGACTCAACACGCAGCTCCCCTTGGGGACGCCGCACGGAATAAGCGACATCCTGGGGCGGCCCGTGGGCACCGCCAGCAACCTCCTGGGCGGGCTGCCCCGCATCAACGGACTGGCGGCCTCGGCGGGGATGTACTTCAACCCCGCGGCCGTCTCCCGCTACCCGAAGCCGCTAGCGGAGCTGCCAGGGCGGCCGCCCATTTTCTGGCCGGGAGTGGTGCAGGGCTCTCCCTGGAGAGACCCCCGGCTCGCCTGTCCCG CTCAGACGGGGATGGTATTGGACAAGGACGGCAAGAAGAAACACTCGCGACCGACTTTCTCTGGGCAGCAGATTTTTGCTTTGGAGAAAACCTTCGAACAGACGAAATACTTGGCAGGACCGGAGAGAGCCCGCCTCGCCTATTCCTTAGGGATGACCGAGAGCCAAGTGAAG GTCTGGTTCCAGAACAGACGGACGAAGTGGCGGAAGCGGCACGCGGCGGAGATGGCCTCGGCGAAGAAGAAGCACGACTCGGAGACGGAGAAGCTGAAGGAGAGCTCGGACAATGAGGACGATGACGAGTACAACAAGCCCCTGGACCCCAACTCAGACGACGAAAAAATCACGAGGCTATTGAAAAAGCACAAATCCACGAACCTGTCCCTCGTCAGCCCCTGCAGCACCAGCTCGGACACCTTGTGA
- the NKX6-2 gene encoding homeobox protein Nkx-6.2 isoform X2, with translation MLAVGQMDANRQSAFVLSSTPLAALHNMAEMKTSLFPYTLQNPSGFKAPALGGLNTQLPLGTPHGISDILGRPVGTASNLLGGLPRINGLAASAGMYFNPAAVSRYPKPLAELPGRPPIFWPGVVQGSPWRDPRLACPAQTGMVLDKDGKKKHSRPTFSGQQIFALEKTFEQTKYLAGPERARLAYSLGMTESQVKTDEVAEAARGGDGLGEEEARLGDGEAEGELGQ, from the exons ATGTTAGCGGTGGGACAGATGGATGCTAATCGCCAGAGCGCGTTCGTCCTCAGCAGTACGCCGCTGGCCGCGCTGCACAACATGGCCGAGATGAAGACCTCCCTCTTCCCCTACACCCTGCAGAACCCCTCCGGCTTCAAGGCGCCGGCCCTGGGCGGACTCAACACGCAGCTCCCCTTGGGGACGCCGCACGGAATAAGCGACATCCTGGGGCGGCCCGTGGGCACCGCCAGCAACCTCCTGGGCGGGCTGCCCCGCATCAACGGACTGGCGGCCTCGGCGGGGATGTACTTCAACCCCGCGGCCGTCTCCCGCTACCCGAAGCCGCTAGCGGAGCTGCCAGGGCGGCCGCCCATTTTCTGGCCGGGAGTGGTGCAGGGCTCTCCCTGGAGAGACCCCCGGCTCGCCTGTCCCG CTCAGACGGGGATGGTATTGGACAAGGACGGCAAGAAGAAACACTCGCGACCGACTTTCTCTGGGCAGCAGATTTTTGCTTTGGAGAAAACCTTCGAACAGACGAAATACTTGGCAGGACCGGAGAGAGCCCGCCTCGCCTATTCCTTAGGGATGACCGAGAGCCAAGTGAAG ACGGACGAAGTGGCGGAAGCGGCACGCGGCGGAGATGGCCTCGGCGAAGAAGAAGCACGACTCGGAGACGGAGAAGCTGAAGGAGAGCTCGGACAATGA